The stretch of DNA CGAGGCAGTCGTCCTGGTAGGACACCCCGAGCCGGGTGCGGATCGGCTCGAACCCGTCGGGCGCGAAGACGGGGTCTTCCTCCGCGCTCGTCAGGTTGAACACGCCGGATCCGAACACCGCCCAGTTGTTGGCGAAGGCGACCCGCGCGGCGGCGCGGAATTCCTCGCGGTCCTGCAGATCCTCGACGGTCTGAATGTCGCGGTTCAAACGCAGGTAGCCCACTTCGAGATAGGTCCGGCGCGACCCGATCGCGGCGTCGATCTCGTTGCGACGAAACGCGAGGTTGTCCTTGTCGAGCCGGAAGCGATGGGTGAAGGCGAGGAAATCGCGGTAGCGCACCTCGGTCCGCCCGACGAAATCGGACACGCGCTCCGACAGGCCGGTGCCTACGGGGAAGATCTCCTGCTTGTCTTCCAGCCGGTAGGACTGGCCGACGGTGGTCTTGACCCGCCAGCCGGGCTTCTGCAGCTCCCAGTCGAGCCCCCAGGTGACCCGCGCGCCGTCCTCGACCCGGTCGTATCCGGGAAAGCGATTGAGCGCGAAGAGGTTGGAATCCTCGAGGTCGATCGCGCGCGCGTCCTCGTTGGGCACGGCAAGGTTGCGGATCGGCGGGCTGGCGACGAGCTGGAGGCGAGGCTTCAGGACCTGCGTGCCGCCGAAGGCTTCGCCGACGAAGGGCCATTCGATGTCGATCGCTGCCGTGGCGATGCCGCGCGCGGTCCAGCCTTCGTTGCCGCGATAGATCTCGGTCAGTGTCGAGCCGGTGTCGGAGGTGTGGTAGACATCGCCCCGCACCAGCGCGCTGAAGGTCACGACCTGGCCGAGCCCGGTCAGTGTCCTCAGGTCCCAGCGCGCCCCGGCGAAGGCGCGCTGCGTATCCTGCCCGTCGGTCCGCAGCAGCGCCAGCGTGTTGGCCTGCAGCTGGACCTCGCCGCCCAGCACCGGCTCCTCGATCAGGCGGCGATAATCGAAGGCGGGCAGGGCGATCGGGATCTGCCCCTGGTCGGCATTGATCCGGAGCGTCTGCGTCGCCCAGCCGGCGAGGCTGAGATAGGAGTCCTCGTCGATCCGTTCCAGGTTTACCGTCGAGCGCAGCCGGTCGTCGCGGCTGAGATCGTAGCGGCGCAGGAAGGTTCGGTCGCTCGCCGCGCGGATCGATCCGGTGAGGCTCCAGTTCTCGGCGAACTGGAAACGGCCATTGGCGAAAAGGTAACCGCGCGGGTCGCTTTCGGTCGTCGCCTGCCCGGTCAGGTCGGCGACGCGGCTCGACTGGGTGAGGTAGCCGGTGACCTGGTAAGCGCCCTTGTCCGTCAGATGCCGCCACTCGGCGCTGACCATGGGGGCGACGTCCGAGAAGACGAAGGCGCCCAGCGTCAGGTCCTTGTTGTCGGCGAGGCGCCAGTAATATTCGCCCGAAAGTTCGAGCCCGTTGACCTGCGTGACGCGGATATTGGGAATGAGAAAGCCCGACACCGCCTCGCCGTCGGTGTTCAATGCGAGGCCGGGGAGCGGGAGGATGCGCGCCCCGAACAACTCCAGCATCGCGCCCCGGAACCGCACGCGCTGTTCGTCGGGATCGTAGATCACCCGGTCGGCGGTGATGCGCCAGGACGGATCGTCGGCGCAGCCGTCCTCGCCGGTGACGGGGCAGGCGGTGTAGGCCGCGCGGTCGAGAAGGATCGTCCCGTCCTCCGCTCGCGCGGCCGAGCGCGCGGCGAGCCGCCCCCCGGCGCGCAGGGCGATGAGCAGTTCCTCCATCGCGCCGGCTTCGAATTCGTCGGTCAGCTCGATCTGGTCGGTGAAGAGCTGGTTGCCGCCCTCGTCGACGAAGCGAATATTGCCGGTCGCGACGATCCGCCCGCTGTCGCGATACCACACGACCTCGTCCGCGCGGACCGACCGGTCCTCGCTGCGCAGCACGACATCGCCGCTGGCGGTGACGATCTCGGCCTCGTTGTCGTAGGACAGGCGGTCGGCCTCGAAGGTTAGGATGCGATCCTTCCCGATCAGCTCCTCGCGCTCGCGCGAGAGGACGGGCGCGTCGAGCGAGGGGTCGGCATCCTGCAGGGCCGCGCCGAGAACGGGCGCCGCGATCGGTTCGAGCGCGGCGGCGGCTCCGCCCTGCAAAAGCGCCGCGGGACCGAGCCCGGCAAGGGCGAGAGTGCGGGCCAGCGGCAGCGGGGAGGCGGCACGGCGCAAGCGGGCGCGCGTCGCGCCGGGCGCGAAGTTGCGCGCGTGCCCCGTGAAACCAGCCGTCATGCCTTGCCTATTGCACCGCTCACGCCTAATCGCAATCGCCATTCACGGCCCGGTCCGCGCGTGCGAACCGCACCCTGCGAGCGCGTCCTTTTGCGCGGGAGCGATCAACCGTTTCACGCGTTGGTCGGGCCGAGCCGATCGCCAGAATTCCGCTCGTCCGGAGCCATCCGGCGGGCCCAGCCGGGAGACCCCATGAAGATCCGTTTCAGCGACAGCCCGCCCGCCAGCGTCCGGCTCTACGCCCGCATCGTGAACCAGGGCGACTTGCCGTCCGATTTGGACGCGACTCTTGTCGACGGCGCCAAGGCGGCGCGATTCAAGGGCAGCGCGGGGCAGGTCTTCGAGACTTTCTCGAGCGACGACGGCTCCTTGCGCCGGATCGCGCTGGCCGGGGCGGGGGAGACCGATGGGGCCGCGCGGCGGCTCAACATCGAGAAGGCGGGTGCGGCGCTGAGCGCCAAATATCTCGTCTCGGGCGAGAGCGAGATGGTGCTCGATCTCGGCCATGCGGACCTTTCGGGCGAGGAAGCGGCGGCGGCGCTGCTGGGCCTGCGCCTGCGCGCCTGGCGGCAGGACGCCTACCGGACGACGCTTCCCGCCGACAAGCGGCCGAGCCTCGAAATGGTCCATGTCGTCGGCGCTCCCGACGGCACGAAGGATGCCTGGGCCGAAGCCGAGGCGGTCGCCAGGGGGGTCGAATTCACCCGCACGCTCGTAACCGAACCGGCCAACAAGCTCTACCCGACGAGCTTCGTCGCAATGTGCGAAAAGGCTTTCGAGGGGACGGGCGCGGAGCTGATCGTGCTCGATGACGAGGCGATGGAAAAGCTCGGCATGGGCGCGCTGCTCGGGGTCGGGCAGGGGTCCGAACAGCCGAGCCGGATTCTCGCGATCCGCTGGAACGGCGGCAAGGCGGGGGACAAGCCGACCGTCTTCGTCGGCAAGGGCGTGACCTTCGACACGGGCGGCATCTCCCTGAAGCCGCCGCCCGGCATGGAAGACATGAAGTGGGACATGGGCGGCGCAGGAGCCGTCGCGGGCGCGATGCTGGCGCTGGTCGGGCGCAAGGCGAAGGCGAACGTGATCGGCGTGGTCGGTCTCGTCGAGAATATGCCCGACGGCAAGGCCCAGCGCCCCGGCGACATCGTCACCACCATGAGCGGCCAGACGGTCGAAGTGCTCAACACCGATGCCGAAGGGCGGCTGGTGCTGTGCGATGCGCTGCACTGGGCGCAGGAGGAATTCGACCCCGCGCGGATCGTCGACCTCGCGACGCTGACCGGCGCGATGATCATCGCGCTCGGCAACGAGCATGGCGGGATGTTCGCCAATGACGACGAACTCGCCGGCCAGCTCGCCTGCGCGGGCGAGGGCGTCGGCGACAAGTTATGGCGCCTGCCGCTCGCGCCCGCCTACGACAAGCTGATCGATTCGCCGATCGCCGACATGAAGAACGTGGGGCCGCGCGAGGCAGGCTCGATCACCGCGGCGCAGTTCCTACAGCGCTTCATCCGCAAAGGCACGCCGTGGGCGCATCTCGACATCGCGGGGATGGTCTGGTCGACCAAGCCGGGCCACACCTGGGACAAGGGCGCGACGGGTTATGGCGCGCGCCTGCTCGACCGGTTCGTCAAGGAAAGCGTGGAGTAGGGCGCTTGGGCAGGATGCGCAGGAAGGCCGATCTGCCGACCAAGACCTGCGCGTCCTGCGGCCTGCCCTTCGCCTGGCGCAAGAAGTGGGCGCGCGACTGGGACAACGTGCGCTATTGTTCGGAGCGGTGTCGGCGCAATAAGGGCGGCCAGACATGAAAGTCGATTTCTGGCAGCTATCGCGCGACCCCGCCCCTCGTGTCGTTGCGCTCATCGCGGAGCGCGTGCTGGCGCAGGGCGAGCGGCTGCTCGTGGTGAGCGCTGATGCCGAACAGCGCCAGCTCATCGCCAGGGCGCTGTGGGAGGCTTCGCCCGAAAGCTTTCTCGCCAATGGCCATGCAGGTGCGGCGGGAGAGGAACGCCAGCCCATCCTGCTTTCCGCCGATCCGGTCGCACCCAACGGGGCGAGCCACGTAGTCTTCGCCGACGGCACCTGGCGCGAAGCGGAGGGTTTCGCGCGGGCTTTCCTGCTGTTCGGCGAGGACACGCTCGAAGCCGCGCGCGCGACATGGCGTTCGCTCGACGGGCGGGACGGGGTTGAACGCTCCTTCTTCCGGCAGGAGGGCGGCAAATGGGTCAAGGCGGCCTGAAGGCTTGAACTCCTCGGCGGCAAGGCCGATGCTCTCGCACACGGAGCCATGAGGAGGCACTGATGGGCATTACGAGGATTGCGACCGCGCTCGGCGGCGCGCTGCTGCTGGCGGCCTGCGGCGGGCAGGAGGAAAGCGGCGAATTCACCACCGAGGACGGCGAGACCGGCGAATACACGATCGACCGCGACACCGGCGAAGCGCGGATGTCGGTCGAGACCGAGGAGGGCACCGCGACCCTGCGCTCGGGCAAGGACGTGCCGGTCGAACTGCCCGACGGCTTCTCGCTCTTCCCCGGCTCGCGCGTGACGTCCAATTCGGTCATCAACCAGGGCGAGCGCACCGGCAGCATGGTCATTTTCGAGGCCGACGCCGCGCCCGAAGATGTCATCGCCCATTTCCGCGAGCAGGCCGAAGCCGCCGGGGTCGAGATCCAGATGGATGCGAAAATGGGCGAAAGCCTTATGGTCGCGGGCGAGAACGAAGCCGAGGGGCTCGCCTTTCAGGCCAGCGTGACGGGCGACGAGGGCACGACGACCGGCCAGCTCTTCATCGGACGAATGCCCGAATAGGCGCGCAAATCCGCCGAACGCCCCATCGGGCTTGAACTGCCGCGCCGCCGGGGCTAAGCGCGCGCGCGACGAACCCGCGCCGGGACTCCGCGCCCGCGCCTCGCTTCTCTCACGCGCCCCGCAGCGCTCCTCTATCTCTCTCTAGTCCAAGGAACACGAACAATGGCGGTCACCCGCACCTTTTCGATCATCAAGCCCGATGCCACCAAGCGCAACCTGACCGGCGCTGTCACCAAGATGCTGGAGGAAGCCGGCCTGCGCGTCGTCGCGTCCAAGCGCATCCGCATGACCCGCGAACAGGCCGAAGGCTTCTACGCGGTCCACAAGGAACGCCCCTTCTTCGGCGAACTGGTCGAGTTCATGATGAGCGAGCCGGTCGTCGTGCAGGTCCTCGAAGGCGAGGATGCGGTGAAGCGCAACCGCGACGTGATGGGCGCGACCAACCCGGCCGAAGCCGCCGAAGGCACGATCCGCAAGGAATACGCCCTGTCGATCGGCGAGAACACGGTCCACGGCTCGGACAGCGAAGAAAACGCGAAGATCGAGATCGACTTCTTCTTCGACGAGGACGAGATCGTCGGCTGATCGCGCCGCTTCGATCTAATCGAAAGGGCCGTCCCCATGGGGCGGCCCTTTTCGTTTGCGCCTCAGCCCGCCCGCGCCTCGGCGAAACGAGCGAGCTGGTCCGAATGGGCGCGGTGGGCGCCGCGCTCGCTGCTCTTCATCTCGGCCCGCATCGCGGCGAGCGCGGCGGGTGACAGCTCGAGGCCGAGTTCGGCATAGGCGCGAGCGATTTCCGCCTCCCAGTCCGCGCCCAGCGCCTCGAAATCGAGCCGTGCCACGGGTCCGCGAAAGGTCGCAAGCGCCTTGGCCATGCGCTTCTCGCGCAGGTCGATCTTGTGCCGCCATAGCGTCTCGATCCGCGCAAGGTCGCAGGTGTCGGACTGGATCGCCATCTGGTTCGCCGCGAGGCTGACTGCGCTTTTCAGAACCGCCTCGCGCTCGCGCCGGGCGATCACCAGCCGCGCATCGGGGAACTGCGTGAGCAGGGCGGGCAGGTCCTCGGCGAAGGCGGGAACCTTCATCACGCGGGGAAGCTCCGCCACTCCCCGGTGCGCCGCGTCGGTCCGCAGCATCCGTGCGAACTCTCGGTAGATCGCCGCTGGGTCGCGCGCTTCGCTCCAGCCCGAATAGGACGGGATGTGCCATTGGGATTCGTAGATCGAGTGGTGCAGCGCCGCCGATATCCAGGCGAGCTCCTCCTCGGCGCGGGCCGGGGCCATGGGATGGATCGACTGGAGCCACGGGTTGAGCGCGCCGAGCAGGGCGAGGTCGAGCGCGCTCTTCGCCCGGTTCACGCCGAAGCGTGAGGGAACCGGGTGGTAAGCGTCGCAGTATCGCGTGTGCGAATGGGCCGGGTCCGCGGCGAGCAGCTTGTGGATGCGGGTCGTGCCCGAGCGCATATGCCCGATCACGATGATCGGCGCGGCGAGCCGGGTTTCGGCCATTTCGGGGCGCTTCGCCCACAGCGCTCCCAGGCGCAGGCGGTTGCGAATGGCGCGCACGAGCTGCCCGTGCGCCATGGCCCGGCCGAGCGGGTTGAGGGCGGCTTCCTCGCGCACGGCGCGCGTGAGCCGGTCCAGCCGTTCGCGGAAATCGGCGACATCGGCTTCCTCGCGCCCGGCTTGCTCCGCCGCTGCGGCCTGCGCGCCGAGCGGTCGCGCTGCAATCTCCCACAGGCCGCGCGCATCGAGCGAGGGTTCGGGCAGGCGGCCCTTAGCCCATGCATTGCCGAGCAGCGCGCTCGTCCGGTCGGCGAGCGGCGAACGCGCCAGCGGGTGATCGCGCGGCGGCACCTTCATCGGAACATCTCCGCCGCATCGTGCAGCTTCGTCAGCCGCGCCGGAGCGACCGCGCGCCAGCTGCGCTCGAGCCATTCGCCGATATGGTCCCAGTCGAGCCCCGGCCGGTCGAGGATCACGGCGACCCACCCGCTCGCCCCGTAATAGGGCGGCTTGAAATAGGCATCCGGCTGCGTCTCCACGAGGTTCGCCATCTCGTCCACGCCGCTCGTCTTGACCAGCAGCGCGATGCGCCCCCTACCGTGATCTCGGCCGCTGAAATAGGCGAAGAATTTGCCGGTCTTCGCCGAACCGACGCGAAATCCGGGCGCGCCGTGGCTTTCCTTTTCGTGCGTTTCCGGCAGGGCGAGAGCGAGTTCGCGGACCCGTGCCAGCAGGTAGCCCGGATCGCTCCCGCGTGAGACATAGTCGGCCAGCGCGCGCGGGTAGAGCTGGTGTTCGGCGATGCGGACCCGCACAGCGAGGGCTTCGGGTGTGTCGTCGGGGGCGATGGCGACGGGAAGCTGGGCGAGCACTTCGCCTGAATCGAGTTCGCTCGTAACGAGATGCACGCTCGCGCCGGCATGGCTGTCGCCCGCTTGAATCGCACGGGCGAAGGTGTCGAGCCCCTTGTATTTCGGCAGGAGCGAAGGGTGGATGTTGAGCATCCGGCCTTCCCAGCGCTTCACGAACCCTTCCGAAAGGATCCGCATATAGCCCGCGAGCGCGATATACTCCGCGCCTGCGTCAAGCGCGGCGGCCTCCATCGCCTCGTCCTGCGCCTCGCGGCTCACCCCCTTGTGCGAATGGGCGAAAGTCGGGATGCCCTCGAGCCGGGCGAGCGCCAGCCCTTCGGCGTCGGGGTTGTTGCTCGCGACCAGCACGACTTCATAGGGCGCGCCCGGCAGGCGGCTTGCGTGGAGGAGGGCGGCCATGTTGGTCCCCGCGCCCGAGATGAAGATCGCGACCTTCGCTCGGGGGCCGGGGTTGTCAGACATTGTGGACCGCTTCGAACGCCGAGCGCGCGCTCCAGGTGCCCTGCGACCCGCGCACGGTGCAGCCGCGCGGGCCGTCCTCGATAGCGCCGACGCGGAAGGCGGTTTCGCCTGCGGCTTCGAGCCGTTCGATCACCGCGGCCGCCCGCTCCGGCGCGACCGCGAGCACCATGCCGACCCCGCAATTGAAAGTGCGCGCGAGTTCCTCCGGTTCGATATTCCCCTGCGCTTGGAGGAAGGCCATGAGGCCCGGCTGCTGCCACAGGTCGGCATCGACCACCGCGTGTGCGCCTTCGGGCAGGATGCGCGGGATGTTTTCGAGCAGCCCCCCGCCGGTGATGTGGGCGAGGGCGTTCACTTGGCCTTCGCGGATAAGCGGCAGCAGGCTTGCGACATAGATCCGCGTCGGCTCGATCAGTGCGTCGATCAACAGGCGCTCGCGGTCGAACACCGCCGGGCGGTCCATCCGCCAGCCGAAATCGGCGGCGAGGCGGCGGACGAGCGAATAGCCGTTCGAATGAACGCCGGAGGAGGCGAGGCCGATGAGCACGTCGCCCGGCGCGACGCGCTCGCCGGTCAATTGTTCGCCGCGCTCGACCGCGCCGACGCAGAAACCGGCAAGGTCGTAGTCGCCGGGGGCATACATCCCCGGCATTTCCGCCGTTTCCCCGCCGATCAGAGCGCATCCCGCCTGCTTGCAGCCCTCGGCGATCCCCGCGATCACGCGCTCGGCGACGCCTTCCTCGAGCTTCCCGGTGGCGAAATAGTCGAGGAAGAACAGCGGCTCGGCGCCCTGAACGATGAGGTCGTTGACGCACATCGCGACGAGGTCGATACCGACGGTATCGTGCCGGTCGTGCTCGATCGCGAGTTTGAGCTTGGTCCCGACCCCGTCATTCGCCGCGACCAGCAGCGGGTCGCTGAAGCCTGCCGCCTTGGGGTCGAAGAAGCCGCCGAACCCGCCCAGATCGCTGGTCGCACCGGGACGGGCGGTGGCTTTCGCCAGCGGGGCGATGGCTTTCACCAGCCGGTTGCCCGCTTCAATCGAGACGCCGGACTGTTCGTAGGTGTAGGAACCCTTGGAGGGAGGGGAGGGATCGCTCATGTCCCGGTCCTTAGCCTTTCGCGCTTGGAATTCCACTCACCTTTGGGCAAAAGCGCGGCGGCTTTCCACCATGACCGCGTCCTCTTCCCCCCTTCGCCCGCCTCTTGCCGGGACTCCGCTCCCGCCGCGGCGCTGGCTGCGGCACGGAGCCGCCGCGCTCGGCGCGCTTGCGCTGCTGTCGGGCGGCTATGCGCTGGTGCTGGCGCAGGTTTCGGGCGAGCGCGGGATCGCGCCCACCGCTTCGAGCGTGGATATCGAAGTGAGCGGGATCGCCGTGGACGTGACCGCCGATTCGGCCGAGGAAGCACGCGAGCAGGCGTGGCGCGAGGCCCAGCGCAGGGCGTGGGAAAAGGTCGACGGCCCGGCCATTTCCGACAGCCAGCTTTCCGGCCTCGTCTCCGCAATCGTGATCGAGCGCGAGAACATCGGGCCGAAGCGTTACATCGCGACGCTCGGTGTGGTCTTCGATCGCCAGCGCGCGGGGCGCTATCTCGGCGGGCAGGCGCAGCAGCGTTCCTCCGCGCCGATGCTGCTGATCCCCGTGATCGCAAGCGGCGGGGCCTACACGACATTCGAGCGCCGCAATGAATGGCAGCGCGCCTGGGCCGAGTTCAATCCGGGCACGAGCCGCATCGACTATGTCCGCCCGAGCGGGGCGGGGGGCGATTCGCTGCTGATCAATTTCGGCCAGACCCGCAGGCGCAGCCGTGCGTGGTGGCGCACGACGCTCGACCAGTACGGCGCGGCCGATGCGCTCGTGCCGATCGCGCGGGTCGATTACCAGTTCCCCGGCGGCCCGGCACGAGGCATCTTCACCGCGCGCTATGGCCCCGACAGCACCTTCCTCGGCGAATTCGAACTGTCCGCTTCCAGTCCGGAAGAGGTGCCCGATATGCTCGCCGAGGCGGTGCGGCGGTTCGACCGGATCTTCGAGGCCGCGCTCGAGGAAGGCAAGCTCACCCCTGACCCGACCCTGCGCGAAAGCGATTCGGGCGACATCGACCCGGCGCTGCTCCGCCTGATCGAGCTCGGCCGCGCGATCCAGCAGCGCGAGGCCGAGGCGGGGGCCGAGGGTGAGGGCGCGGGCGATCTCCCCGCTCCAGGCGAGACCGGACCGGCGGAGGCGCAGGAGACGCCGAGCCCCGCCGAGACGAGCGCACCGGTGCGCGCGATCACGGTCCAGTTCGCCAGCCCGGACGCGGGCGCTTTCGATGCGACGCTGTCGGCCATGCGGGGCGTGCCGGGCGTGCGCTCGCTTGCCGTCACCAGCACCGCGATGGGCGGGACCAGCGTGATGAGCGTGCGCTATGCGGGCAGCCTCGATGATCTTGCCGAAGCTCTGGTCGAGCGTGGCTTCGCGGTCAATCGCGGGGCGGGCGCGCTCGCCATCAGCCGCTGACCGGCGCGCGTGCCGCCGATGCCCCCGGCTTCCGATTCTCCCTCGCAGATCGCGCTCCCGCTGGTTCCGGGAAGGGGCGGAGCGCCGCGGCGGATCGTGATCGGCAATGCCAATGCCCATGTGGTCGAGGCGCTGTCCGACCCTTCGCGCTGGCCTTACGGCACGGCTGTCCTCACCGGGCCGGAACGCTCGGGCAAGTCATTGCTCGGCGAATGGGCCGCCGCGCGCGGGATCGCGGTGATCGACGGTGCGGACCGCTGGGATGAGGACGCGCTGTTCCACCGCTGGAACGCCGGGCAGGAGGGCGGATCGCGCGCGGGCGAACCGCTTTTGCTGATCGCCGACCGCCAGCCCTGGGACATCGCGCTGCCCGACCTCGCCTCGCGCCTCGGCGGCTCGCTCCAGCTACAAATCGGCGCGCCCGACGATGCGATGGCGGCGCAGTTGATCGAGGCGATGGCCGAGCAGCGCGGCCTCACGCTCGCCGAGGGCGCGGCCGATTACCTCGTCCCGCGCGCGGAGCGCAGCTTCGCCGCGCTCGAAAGGCTCGTCGCTACGATCGACCGGATCAGCCTTGAACGGCAGGTTCCCGCCACCATGTCGGTCTGGCGCGCTGCGCTCGAAGCGATGCACGGCCCCGAGCAGGGGCGCCTGATCTGACGAGCCGGATTTGCAAAACGCGCCGATTGGTGGAAGGGTAATGGGGCCATGTTCGATAAGCTGACGGCCTATCTGGACTCGATCCGGGCGCGCGATCCGGCGCCGCGTTCGCGCTGGGAAATCCTGCTTTATCCGGGGGTCTGGGCGCTGGGGTTCCATCGCGTCGCGCACTGGCTGTTCGAGGCCAAGCTCTATTTCCTCGCCCGGCTGGTGAACCATGTCAGCCGCGCGCTGACCGCGATCGACATTCATCCGGGCGCGACCATCGGGCGAAATTTCTTCATCGACCACGGCTTCACCGTCATCGGCGAAACCGCGGAGATCGGCGATAACGTGACGATCTACCAGTGCGTGACGCTGGGCGGGACGAACCCGACCAACGGCAAGGGGGGCAAGCGCCACCCGACGCTGCAGGACAATGTCATCATCGGCTCTGGCGCGCAGATCATCGGCCCGATCACCGTGGGCGAGCGCGCCCGCGTCGGGGCCAATGCCGTCGTGACCGAGGATGTCGCGCCGGGGGCTACAATGGTGGGGCTCAAGGCCCGTTCGACGCTGGTTCCGGCGGAGGAGTGGATCAAGGAATTCATCCCCTACGGCACGCCGTCGGACGACCCGTGCGAGCCGCGCAGCGACTGCATCGAGAAGCTCGAGAGTGAACTTGGCGCGCTCAAGGCCGAACTGGCCGAGATCAAGGCCGCGCAGGCCCGCGCGATCGAGGATGCCTCGGCCCGCCAGGCGAGCCTCGATTTCGGACGCAAGAGCGGGACCGACGATTGATGGCGGCGGGCAAGGGCGCAGGGCTCCCCGGACAGGTCGTCGCTTTCCCGGCCCGCGGTGGCGCGGGGCAGGTCGGGTTCGAGCG from Erythrobacter sp. encodes:
- a CDS encoding LPS assembly protein LptD produces the protein MTAGFTGHARNFAPGATRARLRRAASPLPLARTLALAGLGPAALLQGGAAAALEPIAAPVLGAALQDADPSLDAPVLSREREELIGKDRILTFEADRLSYDNEAEIVTASGDVVLRSEDRSVRADEVVWYRDSGRIVATGNIRFVDEGGNQLFTDQIELTDEFEAGAMEELLIALRAGGRLAARSAARAEDGTILLDRAAYTACPVTGEDGCADDPSWRITADRVIYDPDEQRVRFRGAMLELFGARILPLPGLALNTDGEAVSGFLIPNIRVTQVNGLELSGEYYWRLADNKDLTLGAFVFSDVAPMVSAEWRHLTDKGAYQVTGYLTQSSRVADLTGQATTESDPRGYLFANGRFQFAENWSLTGSIRAASDRTFLRRYDLSRDDRLRSTVNLERIDEDSYLSLAGWATQTLRINADQGQIPIALPAFDYRRLIEEPVLGGEVQLQANTLALLRTDGQDTQRAFAGARWDLRTLTGLGQVVTFSALVRGDVYHTSDTGSTLTEIYRGNEGWTARGIATAAIDIEWPFVGEAFGGTQVLKPRLQLVASPPIRNLAVPNEDARAIDLEDSNLFALNRFPGYDRVEDGARVTWGLDWELQKPGWRVKTTVGQSYRLEDKQEIFPVGTGLSERVSDFVGRTEVRYRDFLAFTHRFRLDKDNLAFRRNEIDAAIGSRRTYLEVGYLRLNRDIQTVEDLQDREEFRAAARVAFANNWAVFGSGVFNLTSAEEDPVFAPDGFEPIRTRLGVSYQDDCLEFGFTWRRDYITAGDAARGNSFQLFFALRNLGFR
- a CDS encoding leucyl aminopeptidase, coding for MKIRFSDSPPASVRLYARIVNQGDLPSDLDATLVDGAKAARFKGSAGQVFETFSSDDGSLRRIALAGAGETDGAARRLNIEKAGAALSAKYLVSGESEMVLDLGHADLSGEEAAAALLGLRLRAWRQDAYRTTLPADKRPSLEMVHVVGAPDGTKDAWAEAEAVARGVEFTRTLVTEPANKLYPTSFVAMCEKAFEGTGAELIVLDDEAMEKLGMGALLGVGQGSEQPSRILAIRWNGGKAGDKPTVFVGKGVTFDTGGISLKPPPGMEDMKWDMGGAGAVAGAMLALVGRKAKANVIGVVGLVENMPDGKAQRPGDIVTTMSGQTVEVLNTDAEGRLVLCDALHWAQEEFDPARIVDLATLTGAMIIALGNEHGGMFANDDELAGQLACAGEGVGDKLWRLPLAPAYDKLIDSPIADMKNVGPREAGSITAAQFLQRFIRKGTPWAHLDIAGMVWSTKPGHTWDKGATGYGARLLDRFVKESVE
- a CDS encoding DUF2256 domain-containing protein, producing MRRKADLPTKTCASCGLPFAWRKKWARDWDNVRYCSERCRRNKGGQT
- a CDS encoding DNA polymerase III subunit chi — encoded protein: MKVDFWQLSRDPAPRVVALIAERVLAQGERLLVVSADAEQRQLIARALWEASPESFLANGHAGAAGEERQPILLSADPVAPNGASHVVFADGTWREAEGFARAFLLFGEDTLEAARATWRSLDGRDGVERSFFRQEGGKWVKAA
- the ndk gene encoding nucleoside-diphosphate kinase, coding for MAVTRTFSIIKPDATKRNLTGAVTKMLEEAGLRVVASKRIRMTREQAEGFYAVHKERPFFGELVEFMMSEPVVVQVLEGEDAVKRNRDVMGATNPAEAAEGTIRKEYALSIGENTVHGSDSEENAKIEIDFFFDEDEIVG
- a CDS encoding sulfotransferase, translating into MKVPPRDHPLARSPLADRTSALLGNAWAKGRLPEPSLDARGLWEIAARPLGAQAAAAEQAGREEADVADFRERLDRLTRAVREEAALNPLGRAMAHGQLVRAIRNRLRLGALWAKRPEMAETRLAAPIIVIGHMRSGTTRIHKLLAADPAHSHTRYCDAYHPVPSRFGVNRAKSALDLALLGALNPWLQSIHPMAPARAEEELAWISAALHHSIYESQWHIPSYSGWSEARDPAAIYREFARMLRTDAAHRGVAELPRVMKVPAFAEDLPALLTQFPDARLVIARREREAVLKSAVSLAANQMAIQSDTCDLARIETLWRHKIDLREKRMAKALATFRGPVARLDFEALGADWEAEIARAYAELGLELSPAALAAMRAEMKSSERGAHRAHSDQLARFAEARAG
- the purN gene encoding phosphoribosylglycinamide formyltransferase translates to MSDNPGPRAKVAIFISGAGTNMAALLHASRLPGAPYEVVLVASNNPDAEGLALARLEGIPTFAHSHKGVSREAQDEAMEAAALDAGAEYIALAGYMRILSEGFVKRWEGRMLNIHPSLLPKYKGLDTFARAIQAGDSHAGASVHLVTSELDSGEVLAQLPVAIAPDDTPEALAVRVRIAEHQLYPRALADYVSRGSDPGYLLARVRELALALPETHEKESHGAPGFRVGSAKTGKFFAYFSGRDHGRGRIALLVKTSGVDEMANLVETQPDAYFKPPYYGASGWVAVILDRPGLDWDHIGEWLERSWRAVAPARLTKLHDAAEMFR
- the purM gene encoding phosphoribosylformylglycinamidine cyclo-ligase, with translation MSDPSPPSKGSYTYEQSGVSIEAGNRLVKAIAPLAKATARPGATSDLGGFGGFFDPKAAGFSDPLLVAANDGVGTKLKLAIEHDRHDTVGIDLVAMCVNDLIVQGAEPLFFLDYFATGKLEEGVAERVIAGIAEGCKQAGCALIGGETAEMPGMYAPGDYDLAGFCVGAVERGEQLTGERVAPGDVLIGLASSGVHSNGYSLVRRLAADFGWRMDRPAVFDRERLLIDALIEPTRIYVASLLPLIREGQVNALAHITGGGLLENIPRILPEGAHAVVDADLWQQPGLMAFLQAQGNIEPEELARTFNCGVGMVLAVAPERAAAVIERLEAAGETAFRVGAIEDGPRGCTVRGSQGTWSARSAFEAVHNV
- a CDS encoding heavy-metal-associated domain-containing protein, with the translated sequence MTASSSPLRPPLAGTPLPPRRWLRHGAAALGALALLSGGYALVLAQVSGERGIAPTASSVDIEVSGIAVDVTADSAEEAREQAWREAQRRAWEKVDGPAISDSQLSGLVSAIVIERENIGPKRYIATLGVVFDRQRAGRYLGGQAQQRSSAPMLLIPVIASGGAYTTFERRNEWQRAWAEFNPGTSRIDYVRPSGAGGDSLLINFGQTRRRSRAWWRTTLDQYGAADALVPIARVDYQFPGGPARGIFTARYGPDSTFLGEFELSASSPEEVPDMLAEAVRRFDRIFEAALEEGKLTPDPTLRESDSGDIDPALLRLIELGRAIQQREAEAGAEGEGAGDLPAPGETGPAEAQETPSPAETSAPVRAITVQFASPDAGAFDATLSAMRGVPGVRSLAVTSTAMGGTSVMSVRYAGSLDDLAEALVERGFAVNRGAGALAISR
- a CDS encoding ATPase; the encoded protein is MPPASDSPSQIALPLVPGRGGAPRRIVIGNANAHVVEALSDPSRWPYGTAVLTGPERSGKSLLGEWAAARGIAVIDGADRWDEDALFHRWNAGQEGGSRAGEPLLLIADRQPWDIALPDLASRLGGSLQLQIGAPDDAMAAQLIEAMAEQRGLTLAEGAADYLVPRAERSFAALERLVATIDRISLERQVPATMSVWRAALEAMHGPEQGRLI